One window of the Pyrus communis chromosome 17, drPyrComm1.1, whole genome shotgun sequence genome contains the following:
- the LOC137722788 gene encoding uncharacterized protein, with protein MVKGGKVSSKRKIKTRVPSKYQGSDDSDEDYVISGEENEVSEDLEEDYCSSLDGDASEESFVDEEEEEDEVKKVRKKTRSRAKRGAGGFIVDEEEEDEEEEEEEEEEEEEDEEEVKPVRKGIRSKVQNGFSSRQKNGVKPSRKRRKITYREVEDQDYNDEDDDDDEEFTPDEDEFSDVEEKPVVKKKKTDGKVGKRCLKKKGRPVRGVKRRKSLASKKPLRKKGRTSQASRRKARSDDDIESDSDFMDSIVPVRVTNEKKRVRKRRRMSIPSDSDFVSSGASDYDYTISEEEREQVREAKELCERLETNLRSSLVPTSIQEDTPVQQPRNPPRRKGKEKIEQVKVEVVKQVCGICLSEEDKRRVRGTLDCCTHYFCFACIMEWGKVESRCPLCKQRFKTISKPARCTTGIDLREVVIQVSERDQVYQPTEEELRSYLDPYENVICTECHEGGEDGLMLLCDLCDSPAHTFCVGLGREVPEGNWYCEGCRPVAMGSSSSQAQGRLSDQRTTNNILSNRPSPTVHFDEGIDLNVVSSPRPQFTQGFPPRFPVGGFQAPSPVSGAGAPTLSGRRLIQRHIQQLLNSNRTSYMASINERNSSDNLRNDFSHPQAAQTREMTVQHTRTDEMEASYHTFFEERLQNNPLSLVPDNLSTDFLNTSASTPQRRQAIGDPTTTSADRSQNGALWPVLTGMNSVPNSGQFHHFSGRPNISGSDAGVSPSTATEQDVFHLAKEQLKVMVKKHLDNLSRDVDLDQDTFKDIARRSTHTVLAACGREHRSCEVVPVPPPSTCAHVELTVGGMTSLMRGRCPSCFESFVGEVVKRIFDTKLLQWLSLRL; from the exons ATGGTAAAGGGAGGGAAGGTTAGTTCCAAGCGAAAAATCAAGACAAGGGTTCCGTCAAAGTATCAGGGTTCCGATGATTCGGATGAGGATTATGTGATTTCGGGTGAAGAAAATGAAGTTTCTGAGGATTTAGAGGAGGATTACTGTTCTTCTTTGGACGGAGATGCGTCGGAAGAGAGCTTTGtggatgaggaggaagaggaggatgaAGTGAAAAAGGTGAGGAAGAAAACTCGATCAAGAGCAAAAAGGGGTGCTGGTGGTTTTATTgtggatgaggaggaggaggatgaggaggaggaggaggaggaggaggaggaggaggaagaagatgaagaggaagTGAAACCAGTTAGGAAGGGAATTAGGTCAAAGGTCCAAAATGGTTTTTCTAGCCGGCAGAAAAATGGGGTTAAACCGTCACGAAAGAGGAGAAAGATTACATATCGTGAGGTGGAGGATCAGGATTAtaatgatgaagatgatgatgacgatgaggAATTCACACCAGATGAAGATGAATTTTCGGACGTGGAAGAAAAACCAGtggtgaaaaagaagaaaactgatGGGAAAGTGGGCAAGCGGTGCTTGAAGAAAAAGGGTCGTCCTGTAAGAGGTGTAAAAAGGAGAAAATCTTTGGCTTCAAAGAAGCCTTTGAGAAAGAAAGGTAGAACAAGTCAGGCGTCGAGGAGGAAGGCAAGAAGTGACGATGATATTGAAAGTGATAGCGATTTCATGGATAGTATTGTGCCCGTGAGAGTAACGAATGAGAAAAAAAGGGTTAGGAAAAGGAGGAGAATGTCTATACCGTCAGATTCAGATTTTGTGTCTTCTGGAGCATCTGATTATGACTACACCATCTCcgaggaagagagagagcaaGTACGAGAAGCCAAGGAGTTGTGTGAAAGATTGGAAACTAATTTGCGAAGTTCATTAGTGCCTACTAGCATTCAGGAGGATACACCTGTACAACAGCCAAGAAACCCTCCTAGAAGGAAGGGTAAAGAGAAGATTGAGCAAGTGAAGGTTGAGGTTGTAAAGCAGGTCTGTGGCATTTGTCTCTCCGAGGAAGATAAAAGAAGAGTGCGGGGAACACTAGACTGTTGCActcattatttttgttttgcctGCATCATGGAATGGGGAAAAGTGGAATCTCGTTGCCCTTTGTGCAAGCAGAGATTTAAGACAATTAGTAAGCCTGCAAGATGTACGACAGGAATTGATTTGAGAGAAGTGGTGATACAGGTCTCTGAGCGTGATCAG GTCTATCAGCCGACAGAAGAAGAACTCAGGAGTTATCTTGACCCTTATGAGAATGTGATATGTACAGAATGCCACGAAGGAGGGGAAGATGGCCTCATGTTACTGTGTGATCTATGTGATTCACCTGCTCACACCTTTTGTGTTGGTCTTGGCCGAGAAGTACCTGAAGGTAATTGGTACTGTGAGGGTTGTAGACCTGTGGCTATGGGATCCTCAAGTTCACAGGCTCAGGGTCGGTTGTCTGATCAAAGAACTACAAACAACATTTTGTCTAATAGACCATCACCTACTGTACATTTTGACGAAGGAATAGACCTTAATGTGGTGTCCTCACCTCGTCCACAATTTACTCAAGGATTTCCCCCTAGATTTCCTGTTGGAGGTTTTCAAGCACCTTCCCCGGTATCTGGGGCAGGAGCACCAACTCTATCAGGGAGACGCTTAATACAGCGTCATATTCAACAACTCCTTAATTCTAATAGGACGAGTTATATGGCCAGTATAAATGAGAGGAACTCATCTGATAATTTGAGAAatgatttctctcaccctcaAGCTGCTCAGACAAGGGAAATGACAGTCCAACATACCAGGACAGACGAGATGGAGGCATCTTACCACACATTCTTTGAGGAGAGATTACAAAACAATCCTTTATCACTAGTGCCAGATAACTTGAGTACTGATTTCTTAAATACATCAGCATCAACCCCTCAGAGAAGGCAAGCAATTGGGGATCCGACTACAACATCTGCTGATAGATCTCAAAATGGAGCATTATGGCCTGTACTTACCGGAATGAATTCAGTACCAAATTCCGGACAATTCCATCACTTCAGCGGTAGACCAAATATTAGTGGATCTGATGCTGGTGTGTCCCCTAGTACTGCTACGGAACAGGATGTTTTTCACCTAGCAAAGGAACAACTGAAAGTGATGGTCAAAAAGCACTTGGATAATTTGTCCCGAGACGTTGATCTAG ACCAAGACACTTTCAAGGACATTGCGAGGAGATCTACGCACACTGTCTTGGCTGCGTGTGGACGTGAGCACAGAAGCTGTGAAGTAGTTCCCGTGCCTCCTCCCTCAACCTGCGCCCACGTTGAATTAACGGTGGGTGGAATGACAAGTCTGATGAGAGGCCGATGTCCATCTTGTTTCGAATCTTTTGTAGGGGAAGTTGTAAAGAGGATCTTCGATACAAAACTCCTGCAGTGGTTGAGTTTACGTCTCTAG